In the genome of Streptomyces violaceoruber, the window ACGACCGGCGGGTCGTCAGCGTGGGCAAGGCGCCGCGTATCGCCCACGTCGTACCGAGGGCCACTCCGCTGGACGCCCGGCGCGCCAACCTCGACGACGTGACCGAGGCGCTGCGGCACGCGGGCATCGACTACTTCTGCGTGCGGTCGGCCTCCGAGACGTCCACCGCGGTGGCGGTCCGCGAGGACGACCGCGAGCACGTGATCACCGCCCTGCGTCAGGCCTGCCGGGTCAGACCCGGCTACGTGATACCCGTGGGCAAGGGCGAGCCTCTCGACGAGGCCGCCCTGCCTGCCTTCGGGACCGGTCCGTGGAAGCGGGTGTCGGGATCCCCGGTCTTCCGCTGCACCTGGTACCGCACCGACGAGACCGGCCGCATGGTCTTCGGCCTGCGGTACGGCTGCGACATAGAGTTCTGGCACCAGGAGGGCGGCGAACTGGTCTCCCCCCGCCGCAACCCGGTCGCCGAGGCCGTCCCGGTCGAGGAGGAGGCGACGGAGGCCGACGAGTCCCTGTTCACCGACCTCGCCCCGCTGCCCGAGGACAGGATCCCGCGGGCCGGCGAGGACCTCGACGCCGGGGATGGCGCCGCTGGCGGCCCGCGTCCCGGACTGGTGCGGACCCGTCCCGCCTTCGCCGCCGGGAGCGTCGGACGCCGCACGTTCCCCATCGACGTCGTGTACACCTGGGTCGACGGCTCCGACCCCGCGTGGATACGCAGCCGGGCGGAGTTCTCCGACCGCCCGTACCACGAGGAGGCGGCCAACGCGGCGCGCTACCTCAGCCGGGACGAACTGCGCTATTCACTGCGCTCCCTGAACCTGTACGCGCCCTGGGTGCGCAACATCTACCTGGTGACCGCCGATCAGACTCCCGACTGGCTGAACACGGACCACCCGCGGCTGAAGGTGGTGAGCCACAAGGAGATATTCAGCGAGCCCACGTCGCTGCCCACCTTCAACTCGCACGCGATCGAGAGCCAGCTGCACCACATCGACGGGCTCTCCGAGCACTTCCTCTACTTCAACGACGACGTGATGCTCGGCCGGGAGACGCTGCCCCAGCACTTCTTCCTGCCCAACGGCCTCGGCCAGTACTACCTCTCGCCGGCGCTCATACCCTTCGGCGAGCCCAACAGCGAGGACCCGCCGGTCGCCGCCGCCGGCAAGAACAACCGCCGGCTGATCGCCGAGCGCTTCGGCGGCAGCACCATCTTCCGGAAGATGAAGCACGTGCCGCACGCCCTGCACCGCGGCGTGCTGGAGGCGATCGAGACGGACTTCGCCGACGAGCACCGGCGTACCGCGGCAAGCCGCTTCCGCAGCGCCGGAGACATCTCGGTCACCTCGTCGCTCCACCACTACTACGCGTTCCACACGGGGCGCTCCTTCCCCGGCGACCAACTCGTGTACCGCTACCTCGACGTCGGCAAGCCGGGCGCCGAACGGGTGCTCGGCCGGCTGCTCGCCGAGCGTGAGGCCCACGTCTTCTGCCTGAACGACACGACCTCCACCGAGTCCGAACTCGCCCACCAGCAGGCTCTGATGACCCGCTTCCTGGACGAGTACTTCCCGTTTCCGAGCCCCTACGAGCGCGGTGCAGACGACTGATGAAACAACTTCCCACCCCCCACCAGGTGATGCGCAAGGGCTACGCCGCCGTGCGTTCGGCGCGCTCACGCCTGGACAGCCTCGTCCTCGTCCCGCCGAGTCCTGACGACTGGCCGCGCGTCGCCGCGGACCACCTCTCCCTCCTGGACGGCCGCACCCTCAACGTCTGCGTCACCGTGCCCGACGACCTCACCGCGGCGTCCGCGTCGCTGGTCCTCGGCGGCGGCTCCTCCCCGGTCGTGATCCCGCTGACCCTGGTGCAGCGCGGCGACGGACGCGTCGAGGCCCGGGGCACCTCGGTGGTCGACC includes:
- a CDS encoding stealth family protein, which codes for MRNPEAPRLVGVYRRVVPVGARRVIAEHVDSGFRQQVKEGIAAAAAKRDQINRVRVARSHRKLLARHDRRVVSVGKAPRIAHVVPRATPLDARRANLDDVTEALRHAGIDYFCVRSASETSTAVAVREDDREHVITALRQACRVRPGYVIPVGKGEPLDEAALPAFGTGPWKRVSGSPVFRCTWYRTDETGRMVFGLRYGCDIEFWHQEGGELVSPRRNPVAEAVPVEEEATEADESLFTDLAPLPEDRIPRAGEDLDAGDGAAGGPRPGLVRTRPAFAAGSVGRRTFPIDVVYTWVDGSDPAWIRSRAEFSDRPYHEEAANAARYLSRDELRYSLRSLNLYAPWVRNIYLVTADQTPDWLNTDHPRLKVVSHKEIFSEPTSLPTFNSHAIESQLHHIDGLSEHFLYFNDDVMLGRETLPQHFFLPNGLGQYYLSPALIPFGEPNSEDPPVAAAGKNNRRLIAERFGGSTIFRKMKHVPHALHRGVLEAIETDFADEHRRTAASRFRSAGDISVTSSLHHYYAFHTGRSFPGDQLVYRYLDVGKPGAERVLGRLLAEREAHVFCLNDTTSTESELAHQQALMTRFLDEYFPFPSPYERGADD